The Acinonyx jubatus isolate Ajub_Pintada_27869175 chromosome D1, VMU_Ajub_asm_v1.0, whole genome shotgun sequence genome includes a window with the following:
- the PSMD13 gene encoding 26S proteasome non-ATPase regulatory subunit 13 isoform X2: protein MKDVPGFLQQSQSSGPGQAAVWHRLEELYTKKLWHQLTLQVLDFVQDPCFAQGDGLIKLYENFISEFEHRVNPLSLVEIILHVVRQMTDPNVALTFLEKTREKVKSSDEAVILCKTAIGALKLNIGDLQVTKETIEDVEEMLNNLPGVTSVHSRFYDLSSKYYQTIGNHASYYKDALRFLGCVDIKDLPVSEQQERAFTLGLAGLLGEGVFNFGELLMHPVLESLRNTDRQWLIDTLYAFNSGNVERFQTLKTSWGQQPDLAANEAQLLRKIQLLCLMEMTFTRPANHRQLTFEEIAKSAKITVNEVELLVMKALSVGLVKGSIDEVDKRVHMTWVQPRVLDLQQIAGMKDRLEFWCTDVRSMEMLVEHQAHDILT, encoded by the exons GTTGTGGCATCAACTGACACTTCAGGTGCTTGATTTTGTGCAGGACCCATGCTTTGCCCAAGGAGATGGCCTCATTAAG CTTTATGAAAACTTCATCAGTGAATTTGAACACAG GGTGAATCCTTTGTCCCTGGTAGAAATCATTCTTCATGTAGTTAGACAGATGACTG ATCCCAACGTGGCTCTTACTTTTCTGGAAAAGACTCGTGAAAAG GTGAAAAGCAGTGATGAGGCAGTGATCCTGTGTAAAACCGCAATCGGAGCTCTGAAATTAAACATCGGGGACCTACAGGTTACAAAG GAGACAATTGAAGACgttgaagagatgctcaacaacCTCCCTGGCGTGACATCAGTTCACAGTCGTTTCTACGATCTCTCTAGTAAATACTATCAAACAATCGGAAACCACGCATCCTACTACAAAGATGCTCTGCGGTTTCTAGGCTGTGTCGACATCAAGGATCTTCCAG TGTCTGAGCAGCAGGAGAGAGCTTTCACGCTGGGACTAGCAGGACTTCTTGGCGAGGGAGTTTTTAACTTTGGAGAACTC CTCATGCACCCCGTGCTGGAATCACTGAGGAACACCGACCGCCAGTGGCTGATTGACACCCTTTATGCCTTTAACAGTGGCAACGTAGAGAGATTCCAGACCCTGAAGACCTCCTGGGGCCAGCAG CCTGACTTGGCAGCCAATGAAGCCCAGCTTCTGAGGAAAATTCAGCTGTTGTGCCTCATGGAG atgacttTCACACGACCTGCCAATCACAGACAACTCACTTTTGAAGAAATTGCCAAAAGTGCTAAAATCACCGTGAACGAG GTGGAGTTGCTGGTGATGAAGGCGCTCTCAGTGGGGCTGGTGAAAGGCAGTATTGATGAAGTGGATAAGCGGGTTCACATGACCTGGGTGCAGCCCCGCGTGTTGGATTTGCAACAG ATCGCGGGCATGAAGGACCGCCTGGAGTTCTGGTGCACCGACGTCAGGAGCATGGAGATGCTGGTGGAGCACCAGGCCCACGACATCCTCACCTAG
- the PSMD13 gene encoding 26S proteasome non-ATPase regulatory subunit 13 isoform X1, translating into MKDVPGFLQQSQSSGPGQAAVWHRLEELYTKKLWHQLTLQVLDFVQDPCFAQGDGLIKNERHPVITLHVLVPQLYENFISEFEHRVNPLSLVEIILHVVRQMTDPNVALTFLEKTREKVKSSDEAVILCKTAIGALKLNIGDLQVTKETIEDVEEMLNNLPGVTSVHSRFYDLSSKYYQTIGNHASYYKDALRFLGCVDIKDLPVSEQQERAFTLGLAGLLGEGVFNFGELLMHPVLESLRNTDRQWLIDTLYAFNSGNVERFQTLKTSWGQQPDLAANEAQLLRKIQLLCLMEMTFTRPANHRQLTFEEIAKSAKITVNEVELLVMKALSVGLVKGSIDEVDKRVHMTWVQPRVLDLQQIAGMKDRLEFWCTDVRSMEMLVEHQAHDILT; encoded by the exons GTTGTGGCATCAACTGACACTTCAGGTGCTTGATTTTGTGCAGGACCCATGCTTTGCCCAAGGAGATGGCCTCATTAAG AATGAAAGACATCCTGTAATTACTCTGCATGTTTTGGTTCCACAGCTTTATGAAAACTTCATCAGTGAATTTGAACACAG GGTGAATCCTTTGTCCCTGGTAGAAATCATTCTTCATGTAGTTAGACAGATGACTG ATCCCAACGTGGCTCTTACTTTTCTGGAAAAGACTCGTGAAAAG GTGAAAAGCAGTGATGAGGCAGTGATCCTGTGTAAAACCGCAATCGGAGCTCTGAAATTAAACATCGGGGACCTACAGGTTACAAAG GAGACAATTGAAGACgttgaagagatgctcaacaacCTCCCTGGCGTGACATCAGTTCACAGTCGTTTCTACGATCTCTCTAGTAAATACTATCAAACAATCGGAAACCACGCATCCTACTACAAAGATGCTCTGCGGTTTCTAGGCTGTGTCGACATCAAGGATCTTCCAG TGTCTGAGCAGCAGGAGAGAGCTTTCACGCTGGGACTAGCAGGACTTCTTGGCGAGGGAGTTTTTAACTTTGGAGAACTC CTCATGCACCCCGTGCTGGAATCACTGAGGAACACCGACCGCCAGTGGCTGATTGACACCCTTTATGCCTTTAACAGTGGCAACGTAGAGAGATTCCAGACCCTGAAGACCTCCTGGGGCCAGCAG CCTGACTTGGCAGCCAATGAAGCCCAGCTTCTGAGGAAAATTCAGCTGTTGTGCCTCATGGAG atgacttTCACACGACCTGCCAATCACAGACAACTCACTTTTGAAGAAATTGCCAAAAGTGCTAAAATCACCGTGAACGAG GTGGAGTTGCTGGTGATGAAGGCGCTCTCAGTGGGGCTGGTGAAAGGCAGTATTGATGAAGTGGATAAGCGGGTTCACATGACCTGGGTGCAGCCCCGCGTGTTGGATTTGCAACAG ATCGCGGGCATGAAGGACCGCCTGGAGTTCTGGTGCACCGACGTCAGGAGCATGGAGATGCTGGTGGAGCACCAGGCCCACGACATCCTCACCTAG